From Malaya genurostris strain Urasoe2022 chromosome 2, Malgen_1.1, whole genome shotgun sequence:
cgattaacaaacgtacttgcgatccaatgattctcggttcaagtcggacggttgctctcagtattttttctttatttccatgaatttcatgtatggagttttagacgcaatattaaatgttcttccacgtaaaattgcgtgagctgcgacgctccatttatgtgcatctaataagataaaAAATCACAGAGTTTTTTTAATGTGTGCAGTGTTCAACCCAAAAGTAAACGATTCAAGCAATCGAATCGAAAATTACTACTGTATTCGAGTTCTCATGCAAAAATCATCGTCCTGCGTCCTTCCCGTTTTTAGTATTTACTAGATTTGTACTAAAATAGATAAATGTGGAAACTACTATTATGCtccacacacttcgaaaaaaccctgtgattttacatcttattagatgcacatgaatggagcgtcgcagttcacgcaaatttacgtggaaaaaCATTTAAtgttgtgtctaaaattccatgataTGAAATTcactgtaataaaaaaaatgagccCTGAAAGCGACcttcgcgacttgaaccgagaatcattggatcacaaagtacgtttgttaatcgactgagccacagaagcacacatctgcttagcGGGTAAAAAGTGCATTTAAATGTATACAGTcaaacctgctagcagaatgcaagttacagtcgaaaccaataatattcatgctaatctaacattaaccgttgtgcactcgaaaaaaaaaacacctttaaccacccgaatgggtacccgggtacccatttttttaaatcgctgtaagttgagcatttttcaaccgattgaagtaattttagcactgttggattcaggaacttaagctctttgggattggtacccataaagatggacatggtgctcctggttcccaggaacccggatatcctaaatgagttccgacatcgaggcatttatacacggatttcacgtatttttgtaatcttatctaagaattgctatatgaaatcaagtgctatgctgagttgttatgtttatatatttcagggggcatccgttatgtacgtaacataaaattttgaatttttctaccactcctttccccctttgtcgagcatttctcaatcttttcaccatgtattgtcacgtatttttgaaacctctcccccctaaacgcgtgacgtactttatgtatgttcccttatatacttcactttcttatcttcagtttgaaaattattatgtacttcaggcctattgcgaggagcacgcaatacaatttttaattctggcaacaaacatttcgaaacatcacgaagttacttcccaaacagtttcgttctcatttatatttccttttttttcgttctatgagagtaagtccagaataggccaactaccctttagatgacgtcatttttctacaaaaggttcattttggtacggcctttctcaaatagctggtttggaaaagtttcaaattagtaaatgacatttatggtggaaaacacaagtgtcggaacattctacggaaatccggattaacgggaaccagaagaacctactacagcaatatacacggccatcgaaaagtggataaatttctgaatttacccgtactgaaaaaattcaaatcggatggaatttgccttagttacaagcatttttatttgtgggtacccgggtacccattcgggtgtttacgtaataaaaaaaatttgagcccccccattcgaccccccttactgtaaaatgaaaagtcaaagcatgagaagttatggtccaactagttcttggaattgaccgaattgcagaatcttagtttaaacctaactcagaaatttcttattttgaaattcgaaaaggtacccgggtacccattcgagtgcataagggttaagcataccctgtcagcttggagcgaaatcaatcttcagttcagcaacgccatcgcgcggtatcacattcaacctatcatgccaattgtatggatgcgtagtgctgctattttggcgcgcacgaatttgacatttctctcccttacATACTTCTATGAGCGAGATTCGATacagactcgcctgagggcgacatgctcgcataaaaggatgttgccaatgatttgttcgggaaatgtaagagctggatatcttgttaatatgatgtctgcattaagtcattacaaatggaatttttcgtcatttgacaaattgggtctttatgaattacatcgcatAGGggtttaagtcacctgtaaaatttaattttttttatgtgcacAGTTTATTGTGAAACTCTGGACACATTCGTTAAACCACACTACACAGATAATATACTTGGCACTAAATTGAAAACCACTTGTTCACTGCTTCAGGAAACATAAAATATGACCATTATACTAACCTAATAATTTGATAACCTagaacacacctagaaaaaatcgtgtaaatttatgaACCAGTAAATTTCATAACTTGTTACTGTATTTTCAAAGGCAGTTTAACCAAAAGTGTTCTAACTCTACtgtaatcgataaaaaaaaagatcatcGCTACTGCACCGAAAAGCAGAAAATATGGAATAAATCTTTTTCATGAAAGTGAACATACTGTTTTTCGCTCAATCTATCCTTTAACCGAATACATTGAACAGCAACCCTTACTACATCGCAACTTGAACATACACAACACGCCGGGAAATCGTCACTTATCAATAAGCGTTGAACCAATTTCGTCACCTATCAGACTAATTCACGCATAACTCGATACggcaaaaaaaactaattcaGTTGCAGTTCAACCGCCTAAAGATGCCGATCACGTTGTACTATTCTCCAATGAGTCCTCCGGCTCGTGCCGTTATTCTACTGATTAAGGAGCTCGGATTAAACGTTGAGGTAATGATAATCTTTTAATACCATACCCAGATAGGTGATCTTCACTCCATATCTCCGGATAGATAAAAGCCATCGATGTTAGAGCTGGAGAGACTAGAACTGAGGAGTTCCTTCGGATGAATCCCGAGCACACCGTACCAACCATAGATGACAACGGGTTTTATCTATGGGAGTCCCGTGCCATATTGACCTACCTGATCGAAAAGTTCCACCCTGGACACGAACTTTATCCAAACATACCGAAAGAGAAGGCGCTAATTAATCGCGTCTTGCACCACGATTTATCGTTTTATGCAAAGATCTCAGCTGTTCTAGGTCAGGTTTTTCGAGGTCTGACATCGGTTGTAACTGACGAGATGAAAAATAGTGTCGTCAGTGCTTTGGGTGATCTCGAGCTGTTTTTAATTCGAAACGACTGGTTTGCAGGGGAAAAAGTGACAGTGGCTGATTTATCGCTACTACCAACGATAGCTACGTTAGTGGTTAGCGCCAACATCAAATCTAATCGTGTTCAAAttttaatactttttttttgttccacaGCACAGTGGAATCGATCTATCCCGATTTCCTCGGCTATTCGCATGGTATGACAACTGCAAGGCATTAAAAGGCTACCAGGATGATCAAGTGGCGGCTCAGCAGTTtggaaactttttcaaatctaTGGTCAAGGAGGGACTGTGATGTTATCACTGAAAAAACAACTTGTACAACAAATGAATCGACATTACATGCATCAGTTGGTGAATGACTGATAAAAACATTATCAGTATGTTATGACTGATAAAGATTTACCTTTGTTTTTTTCATGTCGATACGTAGATATATTTTTAGGTGTGGAGTTTCTTTTTTTGGATAATCAACCTACAATCAGTCATACTTTCCTCATGCTTGTGTGATTCCTTCTTAAGGTAATTCAACGACGAAAATATCTCTAGGCTTAgaatatttcgttttatttacaacaaccaaaacaacaacaattacTACGTTATGTTGGTTTTGCTTAGTATTATGTACAGTTCTGAAACATTTTCTGGTGAAACCACAATCACCATTGAGTATTCGACAAATAATTTTGATTCACCAGCATGCTTTCAATCGTCCATGTCATTGAACACAAGTCGTCACTCTAACGCTTTTTAGAGTATTTATACACCAGCTCAAAAGTGAAAGTTGTGGTTATTGAGAGTATTTTCAGATATTGTCTACCAGGCCTCTAAAAATTAGCGTGGAGCAAACTGGAATCCTTTGACGCTCAGTGTGATCGAAATTATTTCCTTGGCCGTTTCTGACAAGTCTCGTTTACTTCGCTCCAGTGCTATACTTCGTTCATCTTCTACGAAAACTTCTTCAACTGGAACAGGCTCTGCTTGTTCGGCTAGAGCATTAATTTCATTCAGTGTATTTTCGCTCAAATGACGAACGAGTCGCAATCCAGCTGGCAGTGGAGGAAGGTAGGTGGCAGGAGGATTGGTACTGCTAGGTCGGTACGGTTGAGGGCAGTTAGGATCCGTTGACCCTGGATAGCAAGATGAAGGAGTAGTGGTTGAGAAAGCCCTTGGACAGGCTGGATCTGGAGATCCTGGATAACACGACTGACGAGTAGTTGTGGTTGGCCGAGCGGTGGTTGGACATCGTGGGTCTGGTGATCCAGGATAACATCTGAGTGCTGGGATAGTTGGGGAAGTTGGACGAGGCGTTGTTGTGCAGCGCGGATCTGTAGATCCAGGATAACAACGTTGACCAGCTGTTGTGGTCGGAACCGGTCTGGGAGTGGTTGTCGGTGCTCGCGGTGTCGTTGGACAACGTGGATCATTCGATCCTGGATAACAGCGCAAAGCAGGCGTTGTAGATACCGGTCGTGGGCAACGTAGATCATTTGATCCTGGGTAGCAGTTCGGAGCCGCAGAAGTCGTAGGAACTGGTCGTTGAGTTGTAGTCACCGGTCTTGGAGCTGTTGGACATCGAGGATCTGTAGAACCTGGATAACATTTTGGAGCAGCCGTTGTACTTGGTGCCGGTCGAGGCGTCGTTGGGCATCTTGGGTCCGTTGAACCTtggaaaaaatcatcagtttcaaATTCTCAAAAATATATTTCGATGTGAATTACCAGGGAAGCAACGTAACGCAGGAGTTGTTGATACTGGTCGAGGACAACGAGAATCCAGCGAACCTGGATAACAATTAGGTTGAGCTGGTGATGATGGAATCGATCTCGGTGTCGTCGGACACCTTGGATCAGAAGATCCTGAAAAATCGAATTAtagtttaaattaaattttattctattattttttatttcatgcaTCGTCAAACCTGGATAACATCGTGGTCCTGGAGTAGTTGTTGGTGCCGGACGAGGAGTAGTGCTTACGGGCCTAGGGCAAAGGGGGTTAGTGCTGCCCGGGTAGCAATTTGGTTTTGCAGTGGTTTGTACAGCACAACGAGAATCAGTAGAGCCTGGATAACATCTTGGAGCTGATGTAGTTTGTGGTTTTGATACCGGTGGCAGGTACGTAGCAGCCTGCGTGGTTGCTCGAGGAGTTGTTGGACAACGAATATCCGGTGATCCCGGATAGCACCGCAGTGCTGGGGTTGTTTGCACTGGCCGGGTTGTTGTAGTTTGAGGAGCTGAAGTGGTAGTTGACACCGGTCTCGGAGTTGTGGGGCATCGTGGGTCATTAGAGCCAGGATAGCAGCGTAGAACAGGGGTGGTTGTCGGAGGCGACGCAGGGCAACGTACGTCGTTGGATCCTGGATAACACTTTGGAGCAGCAGTGGTCGTTGGTATTGAGCGTGGTGTAGTGGGACATCTTGGATCAGTGGATCCTGCAAACAGATTatcttagaaatttttttcaatactaTCCGTCATATATTTCCTAACCTGGGTAGCATCGTGCAACAGGAGTTGTAGTTGGAACTGGTCTAGATGTTGTAGTGCATCGTATATCGGTTGAACCTGGATAACATCTAGCTGCTGGGGTTGTCGTCGGTTTTGGTGTCGACGGGCATCTAGGGTCAAATGACCCCGGATAGCAATTCGGACCTGCTGTAGTTGTAGGTACAGGCCGCTGTGTAGTCGTAGGACACCTTGGATCGGTGCTACCCGGAAAACAGCGTGGGGCTGGCGGACTTGTTGGTCGAGGAGTTGTTTGAGGGCAACGAAGGTCTGGTGAACCTGGATAACACCGAGGTGCAGCAGTTGTCGGTGGAACTTTTGGACATCGCGGATCAGATGAACCTTAAAGAAaacaaccgttacaaatgcactGTGAATATATCCTAAAATTCAATTATCACCTGGAAAGCATGACGGTGCTGCGGTAGTTGTAGGTTGTTGCGTCGGAGGAAGGTATGTTGGAGCTGATGTAGTTTGTGGACATCTAAGATCAGTTGATCCTGGATAACAGCGAAGAGCTGGTGTTGTGGGTGAAGTCGGCCGTGGAGTAGTTGGACATCTTGGATCACTTGAACCTGTTAGAGTGCGGTTTAGAGTTATacttttgaaattgattttacagTCCGTATACCTGGATAACAAGCCGGAGTGGTAGACGGTGTTGGTCTTGGTGTAGTGGGGCAACGTGGATCAGTCGATCCTGGATAACATTTTGGAGCGGGACTGGTTTGTGGACACCTTGCATCTGTAGAACCTGGATAACAGAGAGGAGCTTGAGTACTAGTGGGCACGACAGGGCACCGAGGGTCACTCGATCCTATAACATGAACATTATTGCAACGCTATGTTATGTTGAGCATATAATAATGTACCTGGATAACATCTCGCAGCTGCAGTTGTTGAGGGCTGC
This genomic window contains:
- the LOC131427349 gene encoding glutathione S-transferase D7-like, with the translated sequence MPITLYYSPMSPPARAVILLIKELGLNVEIKAIDVRAGETRTEEFLRMNPEHTVPTIDDNGFYLWESRAILTYLIEKFHPGHELYPNIPKEKALINRVLHHDLSFYAKISAVLGQVFRGLTSVVTDEMKNSVVSALGDLELFLIRNDWFAGEKVTVADLSLLPTIATLVHSGIDLSRFPRLFAWYDNCKALKGYQDDQVAAQQFGNFFKSMVKEGL